A region from the Nostoc sp. HK-01 genome encodes:
- the hupD gene encoding hydrogenase expression/formation protein HypD, giving the protein MKYVDEFREPEKAEALRKEIEKISQQLNKHIKIMEVCGGHTHSIFKYGIEEILPNNIELIHGPGCPVCVMPRGRLDDAIAISQHPNVILATFGDTMRVPGSKDSLLQAKAKGADIRMVYSPLDSLQLAKDNPNKEVVFFALGFETTVPSTAFTILQADAENIRNFSMFCNHVLVIPALKALLDNPDLQLDGFVGPGHVSMVIGTDPYQFIAQQYHKPIVVSGFEPLDILQSVWMLLKQLVENRCEVENQYNRLVEKAGNQVAIKAMNEVFEVRETFEWRGLGELPYSGLKIRPEYSQFDAEVKFTIPNQKVADHKACKCGEILKGVLKPWECKVFGTACTPETPIGTCMVSSEGACAAYYKYGRFSNFNQKKLSEKQTATLTS; this is encoded by the coding sequence ATGAAATACGTTGATGAATTTCGGGAACCAGAAAAAGCCGAAGCTTTACGCAAAGAGATTGAAAAAATTAGCCAGCAGCTAAACAAACATATCAAAATTATGGAAGTATGCGGTGGGCATACTCACTCTATTTTTAAATATGGTATTGAAGAAATATTGCCGAATAATATTGAATTAATACACGGGCCTGGTTGTCCAGTATGTGTGATGCCAAGGGGAAGATTAGATGATGCGATCGCTATCTCCCAACATCCTAACGTTATCTTAGCAACCTTTGGCGATACCATGCGCGTTCCTGGTTCCAAAGATAGCCTCTTACAAGCCAAAGCCAAAGGCGCAGATATCCGTATGGTGTACTCGCCCTTAGATAGCTTGCAACTAGCCAAAGATAACCCCAATAAAGAAGTAGTCTTTTTCGCCCTCGGCTTTGAAACTACAGTCCCCAGCACTGCTTTTACCATCCTCCAAGCAGATGCAGAAAACATACGCAACTTTAGTATGTTCTGCAACCATGTTCTAGTTATTCCTGCACTTAAAGCCTTACTAGACAACCCTGACTTACAACTAGATGGATTTGTTGGGCCTGGTCATGTCAGTATGGTAATCGGTACTGACCCCTATCAATTTATTGCCCAACAATATCATAAGCCAATTGTCGTTTCTGGCTTTGAACCATTAGACATTCTCCAGTCAGTTTGGATGCTATTAAAACAGCTAGTAGAAAATCGTTGCGAAGTCGAAAACCAATATAACCGACTCGTCGAAAAAGCTGGAAATCAAGTAGCAATTAAAGCCATGAACGAAGTTTTTGAAGTGCGTGAAACTTTTGAATGGCGTGGTTTAGGTGAACTACCCTATTCAGGCTTAAAAATTCGTCCTGAATATAGCCAATTTGATGCTGAAGTAAAATTTACTATACCTAATCAAAAAGTCGCAGATCATAAAGCTTGTAAATGTGGTGAAATCCTCAAAGGAGTTTTAAAACCTTGGGAATGTAAAGTATTTGGTACAGCTTGCACCCCAGAAACACCGATAGGTACTTGCATGGTTTCTTCGGAAGGTGCTTGTGCAGCTTATTACAAATACGGACGCTTTTCTAATTTTAACCAGAAAAAGTTATCTGAAAAACAAACAGCAACCCTAACTTCATAA
- a CDS encoding putative 4-oxalocrotonate tautomerase, which translates to MPFVTVKIARGHSIEKKRHLVEAITNALVTSLDTKPEWITIHIDEFERENWAVNGILHCDRHRGRHDETGR; encoded by the coding sequence ATGCCTTTTGTTACAGTTAAAATTGCCCGTGGACACTCCATCGAAAAGAAACGGCATCTAGTAGAAGCAATTACTAATGCCCTAGTCACATCTTTAGATACCAAACCAGAGTGGATAACCATTCACATTGATGAATTTGAACGTGAAAATTGGGCTGTTAATGGTATATTACACTGCGATCGCCATCGCGGTAGACATGACGAAACAGGCAGATAA
- a CDS encoding hydrogenase expression/formation protein HypE yields the protein MDLTSNQLQNPLFQKIEQVRRRQPKIRDTHITLAHGSGGKAMRDLIDDVFVRSFDNPILSQLEDQATFNLANLLQQGDRLAFTTDSYVVDPLFFPGSDIGELAINGTINDLAVSGAKPLYLTCSVILEEGLPVETLRRVVASMQAAAKNAGVQIVTGDTKVVHRGAADKLFINTAGIGIIPTGVNISAHNIQPGDAIIINGELGNHGTAILIARGELALETDIKSDCQPLHTLVETILKACPEIHAMRDATRGGLATVLNEFAMTSNVGIRLHEESIPIREEVKGVCEILGLDPLYLANEGKLVVVVKQDKADKVLSAMKTHPAGKDACIVGEVIASPPGVVFLKTAFGAERIVDMLVGDQLPRIC from the coding sequence ATGGATTTAACATCAAACCAATTACAAAATCCTCTGTTTCAAAAAATTGAACAAGTTCGTCGTCGCCAACCTAAAATCCGAGATACTCATATTACTCTCGCACATGGCAGTGGCGGTAAAGCCATGCGTGATTTAATTGATGATGTCTTTGTCCGTAGCTTTGATAACCCTATACTTTCTCAATTAGAAGACCAAGCGACTTTTAACTTAGCTAATCTTCTACAACAGGGAGACAGACTCGCATTTACCACAGATTCTTATGTTGTAGACCCGTTATTTTTCCCTGGTAGCGATATTGGTGAATTAGCAATTAATGGCACAATAAATGATTTAGCAGTTAGCGGCGCAAAACCTTTATATCTCACCTGTAGCGTCATTTTAGAAGAAGGATTACCTGTAGAAACCTTACGCCGTGTAGTGGCAAGTATGCAAGCCGCAGCCAAAAATGCAGGCGTGCAAATTGTCACAGGAGACACAAAAGTAGTTCATCGTGGTGCTGCCGATAAATTATTTATTAACACTGCTGGTATTGGTATTATTCCCACAGGTGTGAATATTTCGGCTCACAACATTCAACCGGGAGATGCCATTATTATTAATGGTGAATTAGGTAATCATGGTACGGCAATTTTAATCGCCCGTGGTGAATTAGCCTTAGAAACAGATATTAAAAGTGATTGTCAACCCTTACATACTTTAGTAGAAACCATCCTCAAAGCTTGCCCAGAAATTCATGCCATGCGGGATGCAACACGCGGTGGGTTAGCTACAGTATTAAATGAATTTGCCATGACATCTAATGTAGGCATTCGCCTTCATGAAGAATCTATTCCCATCAGAGAAGAAGTCAAAGGAGTTTGCGAAATTTTGGGTTTAGATCCTTTGTACTTAGCTAACGAAGGTAAATTAGTCGTAGTAGTAAAACAAGATAAAGCCGACAAAGTTTTATCAGCAATGAAAACTCATCCTGCTGGTAAAGATGCTTGTATCGTCGGTGAAGTTATCGCCTCACCCCCAGGCGTTGTCTTCCTCAAAACTGCCTTTGGTGCTGAACGTATCGTAGATATGTTAGTTGGCGACCAACTACCAAGAATTTGTTAG
- a CDS encoding hydrogenase nickel insertion protein HypA, translating to MHELGITQNIVAIVTEHAKGMKVQKVVLEIGKLSAIMPDAITFCFDICSKGTLLENSILEIIEIPGLARCRQCGAEIALEKPFGICTCGSVQLDLINGEELKIKEIEIEEICV from the coding sequence ATGCACGAACTAGGAATAACCCAAAATATAGTAGCCATCGTTACCGAACACGCCAAAGGCATGAAAGTGCAAAAAGTAGTCCTAGAAATTGGCAAACTTTCAGCCATTATGCCCGATGCTATCACATTTTGTTTTGATATTTGCTCTAAAGGTACACTTTTAGAAAATTCTATATTAGAAATTATCGAAATACCAGGCTTGGCAAGATGTCGCCAATGCGGTGCTGAAATTGCTCTAGAAAAACCTTTTGGTATTTGCACTTGTGGTAGTGTGCAACTTGATTTAATAAATGGCGAAGAACTCAAAATTAAAGAAATAGAGATAGAGGAAATATGTGTGTAA
- a CDS encoding hydrogenase accessory protein HypB, translating into MCVTCGCSDDAEGKITNLETGEVNHHHEHHTHTLPDGTVITHSHHHDEASQIHAKIHGTTISLEQDILAKNNLLAAQNRGWFKGRNILALNLMSSPGAGKTTLLTRTINDLKHQLPISVIEGDQETTNDAQKIKETGCKVVQINTGTGCHLDASMIDRGLQQLNPPLNSVVMIENVGNLVCPALFDLGEQAKIVILSVTEGEDKPIKYPHMFRASEMMILTKIDLLPYVQFDVERCIEYAKQVNPNIQVFQVSAMTGEGLDGWYKWLAEKVGSLSIPV; encoded by the coding sequence ATGTGTGTAACTTGCGGCTGTTCTGATGATGCTGAAGGCAAAATTACAAATCTCGAAACAGGTGAAGTGAATCATCACCACGAACATCATACTCACACTTTACCCGATGGGACTGTAATTACCCATTCTCATCATCATGATGAAGCATCACAAATTCATGCCAAAATTCACGGCACAACCATATCTTTAGAACAAGATATTTTAGCAAAAAATAACTTACTAGCAGCCCAAAACCGAGGATGGTTTAAAGGTCGAAATATTCTCGCTTTAAATTTAATGAGTTCTCCCGGTGCAGGCAAAACAACATTATTAACTCGCACGATTAATGATTTAAAGCATCAATTACCCATTAGTGTAATTGAAGGTGACCAAGAAACAACTAACGATGCTCAAAAAATCAAAGAAACAGGCTGTAAAGTTGTCCAAATTAACACAGGTACAGGCTGTCATTTAGATGCGTCGATGATAGACAGAGGTTTACAACAACTCAACCCGCCACTAAATTCTGTGGTAATGATTGAGAATGTGGGTAATTTGGTTTGTCCTGCTTTATTTGATTTGGGAGAACAGGCAAAGATTGTGATTTTGTCTGTCACGGAGGGAGAAGATAAGCCGATAAAATATCCCCATATGTTCCGCGCTAGTGAGATGATGATTCTCACTAAGATTGATTTATTGCCTTATGTGCAGTTTGATGTGGAACGTTGTATTGAATATGCTAAACAAGTGAACCCAAATATACAGGTTTTTCAAGTGTCGGCGATGACTGGTGAAGGTTTAGATGGTTGGTACAAGTGGCTGGCGGAAAAGGTGGGGAGTTTGTCTATACCAGTTTAA
- a CDS encoding 4Fe-4S ferredoxin iron-sulfur binding domain-containing protein, protein MPYTIPNNSCVGCDNCRPQCPTGAIQLEDDEYWIDPCLCNNCEGFYPEPQCVIACPTNAPIPWQAKKGRCKVEPRDATSQDLFSNGKNNPFASAIAIWEACNVLAQRTSLNWEQDAEGYLCYSRQVSQGKGAIAFHIQDPFNVSDLITNLEALETMDIRAACIHLIFAAYATTLEQPWEQEFSLDERQIEKYLGLEKRKDLNKTAKLTLMKNLVQQACSLLISIDWPQQGRVKGFSVTKSRLWHLVHIQHHFQEDDIGCKYLVGLTFKIRAGVWAQYFLNKQACKERTAFYQYGSLPKTVLTTVMSIWQQHEGAVRLMLWLLFKTKMGREQRITVPTLLRIAYGGEKVTLASRQREERKRLLRTFESDLEVLNHLGVKPMFDPVTYPSEIQPLWAKLMGIPEDPDEALEFWINDGGGETRLTDSGPRGKWNLLMNARILSFELPPEWEQQISDSEKKQRRTIKNRRRVRITGDLVGEQILEARKNLNLSQRELAKLTGKSQSWIRDVENGRLKAKIEDQALLRKVLNLA, encoded by the coding sequence ATGCCGTATACAATTCCTAACAACAGTTGCGTTGGATGTGATAACTGCCGTCCCCAATGTCCTACGGGTGCGATTCAGTTAGAAGACGATGAATATTGGATTGATCCTTGTCTGTGTAACAATTGTGAGGGCTTTTATCCGGAACCCCAGTGTGTAATAGCTTGCCCCACAAATGCTCCCATACCCTGGCAGGCGAAAAAGGGGAGATGCAAAGTCGAACCGCGAGACGCTACCAGTCAGGACTTATTTTCTAATGGGAAGAATAACCCTTTTGCTTCGGCGATCGCAATTTGGGAAGCGTGTAATGTATTGGCTCAACGCACATCCTTAAATTGGGAACAAGATGCAGAAGGATATTTATGTTACAGCCGACAAGTCAGCCAAGGCAAAGGTGCGATCGCCTTTCACATCCAAGATCCTTTTAATGTCAGTGATTTAATCACTAACTTAGAAGCACTGGAGACAATGGATATTAGGGCAGCTTGTATCCATTTAATATTTGCTGCCTATGCGACAACATTAGAACAACCTTGGGAGCAAGAATTTTCGCTAGATGAACGGCAAATAGAGAAATACTTAGGGCTAGAAAAACGCAAAGACCTAAATAAAACTGCCAAACTCACCTTAATGAAAAATCTTGTCCAACAAGCTTGTTCGCTGCTGATTTCCATCGACTGGCCACAACAAGGCCGCGTCAAAGGATTCTCAGTTACCAAATCTCGCTTGTGGCACTTAGTCCATATTCAACACCACTTCCAAGAAGACGACATAGGCTGTAAATACCTAGTTGGGCTAACCTTCAAAATTCGAGCCGGAGTCTGGGCGCAGTATTTCTTAAACAAACAAGCCTGTAAAGAACGTACCGCCTTTTATCAATACGGTAGCTTGCCAAAAACAGTACTAACCACTGTTATGAGTATTTGGCAACAACACGAAGGCGCAGTCAGACTCATGTTGTGGTTACTCTTTAAAACCAAGATGGGTAGAGAACAACGCATCACTGTTCCTACCTTGCTACGCATTGCTTATGGAGGGGAAAAAGTTACCTTAGCCTCCCGCCAGCGAGAAGAACGCAAACGGCTACTGCGGACATTTGAAAGTGATTTAGAAGTGCTGAATCATTTGGGAGTTAAACCCATGTTTGACCCCGTAACTTACCCCTCAGAAATTCAACCATTGTGGGCTAAGTTAATGGGCATACCTGAAGATCCAGACGAAGCCTTAGAATTTTGGATTAATGACGGTGGTGGCGAAACCCGCTTGACAGATTCCGGCCCCCGTGGGAAATGGAACCTGCTGATGAATGCGCGGATTTTGTCATTTGAACTCCCACCCGAATGGGAACAGCAAATCTCTGACTCGGAAAAGAAGCAACGACGCACTATCAAAAACCGAAGACGAGTCAGAATCACAGGCGATTTAGTTGGCGAACAGATTTTAGAAGCCCGCAAAAATTTAAATCTCTCCCAAAGAGAGTTAGCCAAACTCACCGGGAAAAGCCAAAGCTGGATTCGAGATGTCGAGAATGGTCGCCTCAAAGCGAAAATAGAAGACCAAGCACTGTTACGCAAGGTGTTGAATCTCGCTTAA
- a CDS encoding 4Fe-4S ferredoxin iron-sulfur binding domain-containing protein: MAALTGLTFGGKTWTPKFAQEIDKDKCIGCGRCIKVCGYSVLDLKALNEEGEFVEDEEDDEIERKVMVVANPDNCIGCEACARICPKNCYTHAALNN, translated from the coding sequence ATGGCAGCACTAACAGGATTGACATTTGGAGGTAAAACCTGGACACCTAAATTTGCCCAGGAAATTGACAAAGATAAATGTATCGGCTGTGGCAGATGTATTAAAGTGTGTGGGTATAGCGTGCTGGATTTAAAAGCACTCAATGAAGAAGGCGAATTTGTTGAAGATGAAGAAGATGATGAAATCGAGCGCAAAGTAATGGTAGTTGCTAACCCAGATAACTGCATTGGTTGTGAAGCTTGCGCCCGGATTTGTCCCAAGAACTGCTACACACACGCAGCATTAAACAATTAA
- a CDS encoding cytochrome c oxidase subunit II yields MQQIPVSLWTLVAGIVVTAASVWIGHNHTLLPEQASLQAPLVDGFFNIMFTIAIALFLVVEGTILVFLVKYRRRRGDDTDGIPVEGNVPLEIFWTAIPSVIVIGLGIYSVDVFNQMGGFEPGNHPHSVAHVAHASGTAMAATLNDTPAEATSAPSIGIGAKNSESKPADLVVNVKGIQFAWIFDYPNSGVTTGELHVPIGADVQLNLSAQDVIHSFWVPQFRLKQDALPGIPTELRFTATKTGTYPVVCAELCGGYHGSMRSQVIVHTPEEYDRWLTESKLAQTQDLQQAVAVNPADLSPAEFLAPHIHNMGVSAASIQSIVKGQ; encoded by the coding sequence ATGCAACAAATTCCTGTTTCACTATGGACGCTAGTTGCTGGCATAGTAGTTACAGCGGCTAGTGTTTGGATTGGTCACAATCACACGCTATTACCAGAACAAGCATCACTACAAGCACCTTTGGTAGACGGATTTTTCAATATCATGTTTACCATTGCGATCGCTTTATTTCTGGTTGTAGAAGGAACAATTCTCGTTTTTTTAGTCAAGTATCGTCGCCGTCGTGGTGATGATACTGATGGTATACCTGTAGAAGGGAATGTTCCCTTAGAAATCTTTTGGACAGCCATCCCATCAGTGATTGTCATTGGTTTAGGCATCTATAGCGTAGATGTTTTTAACCAGATGGGAGGTTTTGAGCCAGGAAATCATCCTCATTCTGTGGCTCATGTTGCTCACGCTTCGGGAACTGCGATGGCGGCTACCCTCAATGATACGCCAGCAGAAGCAACCTCAGCCCCCAGCATTGGGATTGGTGCGAAAAACAGCGAAAGCAAACCCGCTGACTTAGTAGTGAACGTCAAAGGGATACAGTTTGCTTGGATATTCGACTATCCCAACAGTGGCGTTACCACTGGTGAATTGCACGTTCCTATTGGTGCTGATGTGCAGTTGAATTTGTCTGCACAGGATGTAATTCATTCTTTTTGGGTTCCTCAATTCCGATTGAAGCAAGACGCGTTACCGGGTATCCCCACTGAATTGCGATTCACCGCCACCAAAACCGGGACATATCCGGTAGTTTGTGCGGAACTTTGCGGTGGTTATCACGGTTCCATGCGATCGCAAGTCATTGTCCACACACCCGAAGAATACGATCGCTGGTTGACAGAAAGCAAGCTCGCTCAAACACAAGATTTACAGCAAGCTGTTGCAGTTAATCCCGCCGACTTATCCCCTGCTGAATTTCTTGCACCCCACATCCACAATATGGGTGTAAGTGCAGCAAGTATCCAGTCAATAGTCAAAGGTCAATAG
- a CDS encoding cytochrome c oxidase subunit I: MTQVEFPPNTPPEKNSSPKTVASHASHPQAWKWYDYFTFNLDHKVIGIQYLVTAFLFYLIGGLMAVAIRVELATPDADVLDPNLYNAFMTNHGTIMIFLWIVPSAIGGFGNYLIPLMVGARDMAFPKLNAVAFWLNPPAGLLLLASFFFGGSQSGWTAYPPLSLVTAPIAQSLWILAIVLVGTSSILGSLNFVVTILMMKVPSLKWDQLPLFCWAILATSVLALLSTPVLAAGLVLLLFDINFGTSFFKPNAGGNVVIYQHLFWFYSHPAVYLMILPIFGIMSEVIPVHARKPIFGYKAIAYSSVAICVVGLFVWVHHMFTSGTPGWMRMFFTISTLIVAVPTGVKIFAWVATLWGGKIRFTSAMLFAIGLLSMFVMGGLSGVTMGTAPFDVHVHDTYYVVGHFHYVLFGGSVFGIYAGIYHWFPKMTGHKLNEGWGRVHFALTFIGTNLTFLPMHELGLQGMPRRVAMYDPQFISLNQVCTIGAFILGLSVIPFALNILWSWSKGEVAGDNPWRALTLEWTTSSPPIIENWEVLPVATHGPYDYGHNVEIAPTGTPEVSA, from the coding sequence ATGACACAAGTAGAATTTCCCCCCAACACGCCACCAGAGAAGAACTCATCCCCCAAAACGGTAGCTAGTCACGCCTCACATCCCCAGGCGTGGAAATGGTATGACTACTTCACCTTCAACCTAGACCATAAAGTCATCGGGATTCAATATTTAGTCACAGCGTTTCTGTTCTACCTCATCGGTGGATTGATGGCTGTTGCTATCCGCGTCGAACTTGCCACACCAGATGCAGACGTACTAGATCCCAATCTGTATAACGCCTTCATGACCAACCACGGAACAATCATGATTTTCTTATGGATTGTTCCCAGTGCCATTGGGGGATTTGGTAACTACCTAATTCCGTTGATGGTTGGTGCGAGGGATATGGCATTCCCCAAGCTGAATGCAGTCGCCTTTTGGTTAAACCCACCCGCAGGATTATTACTGTTAGCAAGTTTCTTCTTCGGTGGTTCCCAATCTGGTTGGACAGCTTACCCACCTCTAAGTTTAGTCACAGCGCCAATTGCCCAATCTTTGTGGATTTTGGCAATTGTTTTAGTCGGAACCTCCTCAATTTTGGGTTCCCTAAACTTTGTCGTCACCATCTTGATGATGAAAGTCCCCAGCCTGAAATGGGATCAACTACCCTTATTCTGCTGGGCAATTTTAGCCACCTCCGTACTAGCACTTCTCTCTACACCTGTGTTAGCAGCGGGTTTGGTGTTGCTGTTATTTGACATCAACTTTGGCACATCATTTTTTAAACCAAATGCAGGCGGTAACGTTGTTATTTACCAACACTTATTCTGGTTCTATTCTCACCCGGCAGTTTACTTAATGATTCTGCCCATCTTCGGCATCATGTCCGAAGTCATCCCCGTTCATGCGCGTAAGCCCATTTTCGGATATAAAGCGATCGCTTATTCCAGCGTGGCAATTTGCGTTGTCGGTTTGTTCGTCTGGGTACACCATATGTTTACCAGTGGTACACCCGGTTGGATGCGGATGTTCTTTACCATTTCCACCCTCATCGTTGCTGTTCCCACTGGCGTAAAAATATTTGCCTGGGTTGCTACCCTCTGGGGTGGTAAGATTCGCTTCACCAGTGCCATGTTATTTGCGATCGGCTTATTGTCGATGTTCGTCATGGGTGGTTTAAGCGGCGTGACAATGGGAACAGCCCCCTTTGATGTTCACGTCCACGACACCTATTATGTAGTCGGACACTTCCACTACGTCTTATTTGGCGGTTCCGTATTTGGTATTTACGCAGGTATATATCACTGGTTCCCCAAAATGACCGGACACAAACTAAACGAAGGTTGGGGACGCGTTCACTTTGCCCTTACCTTCATCGGCACTAACCTTACCTTCTTACCCATGCACGAATTGGGCTTACAAGGTATGCCCCGACGAGTCGCCATGTATGATCCCCAATTCATTAGTTTGAATCAAGTTTGTACCATTGGCGCATTCATCCTAGGCTTATCAGTCATCCCCTTTGCCCTGAATATTCTGTGGAGTTGGAGTAAAGGAGAAGTCGCAGGCGATAATCCTTGGCGGGCTTTAACCCTGGAATGGACAACCAGTTCACCCCCCATCATTGAGAACTGGGAAGTCTTACCAGTAGCCACCCACGGCCCCTACGACTACGGTCATAACGTAGAAATAGCACCAACAGGCACACCAGAAGTGAGTGCGTAG
- a CDS encoding cytochrome c oxidase has translation MTVATPSEHHGEEHHPDLRVPGLLTFLISESLMFGGFFATYLFFRGTTAVWPPEGTEVELLVPTINTIILVSSSFVIHFGDVAIKKNDLAGMQRWYKITAIMGAIFLLGQVYEYMTLGYSMTANVFANCFYLMTGFHGLHVFVGLLLILGVLKRSQRPGHYSATKHTGIEMAEIYWHFVDIIWIVLFSLLYILNQF, from the coding sequence ATGACAGTCGCCACACCCAGCGAACACCACGGGGAAGAACATCATCCTGATTTGCGAGTTCCCGGTTTATTAACCTTCCTCATTTCCGAATCCCTGATGTTTGGGGGATTCTTTGCCACTTACTTATTCTTTCGCGGAACCACAGCAGTCTGGCCGCCCGAAGGAACAGAAGTAGAATTACTCGTACCCACAATTAACACCATCATTCTCGTATCTAGTAGCTTCGTCATTCACTTTGGTGATGTAGCGATTAAAAAGAATGATCTTGCAGGAATGCAACGGTGGTACAAAATTACCGCCATCATGGGCGCAATTTTCTTATTAGGTCAAGTTTATGAGTACATGACCTTGGGATATAGCATGACAGCCAATGTCTTCGCCAACTGCTTTTATTTGATGACAGGCTTCCACGGCTTGCACGTTTTTGTGGGACTGTTATTAATTTTAGGAGTATTAAAGCGATCGCAGCGTCCCGGTCACTACTCAGCAACCAAACACACCGGCATCGAAATGGCAGAAATTTACTGGCACTTCGTAGACATCATTTGGATTGTTCTGTTTTCTTTGTTATACATTCTCAATCAGTTTTAA